One Oncorhynchus keta strain PuntledgeMale-10-30-2019 chromosome 22, Oket_V2, whole genome shotgun sequence DNA window includes the following coding sequences:
- the ccdc113 gene encoding coiled-coil domain-containing protein 113 produces the protein MAETVQDVSEADKRHLVELVKELRRSNAVLRAETDMYERYISRLDPRDLVPQPLSDSLGAAAASQLEIGGGRGRKMKTRTTALEQLQRLTLEQKCDVAQRELDETKEDLEKLKESSERVLHNYKATLEEADIRLVEVKKASYEFDRDVAKVLREKRGVMMGAEKVIRYFEDRMRAKDTLVEKLRLKNAALHVQKRKLQLQLRQKEEMGEALHEVDFQQLKIENSQYLERIDERNQDLLRLKLLAGNTLQVLNSYKKKLQSMTCESKLLSSDITSRKEMLVKIEEETLQAEEERAKAETLNRKLRGQLADFRVPHVLQYITAKASHSQLEQSVRAWERKVEISEMALKTHTKTWNKLKEAAGAGPVTAR, from the exons ATGGCAGAGACGGTTCAAGATGTTTCTGAAGCAGATAAGCGACATCTCGTTGAACTCGTCAAAGAACTCAG ACGCTCCAATGCGGTGCTACGGGCAGAAACTGATATGTATGAGCGGTATATAAGCCGCTTGGACCCCAGGGACTTGGTTCCTCAGCCTTTATCAGATTCTCTGGGGGCAGCTGCAGCATCACAGTTGGAGATTGGAGGG GGCCGTGGGAGAAAGATGAAAACACGGACAACGGCTCTGGAGCAGTTACAACGTCTGACATTGGAGCAAAAGTGTGACGTGGCACAGAGAGAGTTAGATGAAACCAAAGAGGACCTGGAGAAACTGAAGGAGAGCTCAGAAAGAGTACTCCACAACTATAAG GCAACTCTGGAGGAAGCAGATATTCGACTTGTGGAGGTCAAGAAAGCAAGTTATGAGTTTGACCGTGATGTCGCTAAGGtgttgagggagaagagaggtgtcATGATGGGTGCAGAGAAGGTCATTCGTTATTTTGAGGACAGGATGAGAGCAAAG GACACACTGGTTGAGAAGTTGCGGTTGAAGAATGCAGCTCTCCATGTGCAGAAGAGGAAGTTGCAGTTACAGCTACGGCAGAAAGAGGAAATGGGTGAAGCCCTGCACGAGGTGGATTTCCAGCAGCTCAAGATCGAGAACAGCCAGTATCTCGAACGCATTGATGAAAGAAACCAGGACCTCCTGCGCCTAAAACTCCTGGCAGGAAACACCCTACAGGTTCTCAACTCCTACAAG AAGAAGCTGCAGAGCATGACATGTGAGTCAAAGCTGCTTAGTAGTGACATCACCTCCCGTAAGGAGATGCTGGTGAAGATCGAGGAGGAGACACTGCAGGCAGAAGAG GAGCGAGCCAAGGCAGAGACTCTTAACAGGAAGCTGCGAGGCCAGCTGGCAGATTTCCGTGTTCCCCACGTGCTGCAATACATCACAGCTAAGGCCTCCCATAGTCAGCTCGAGCAGAGTGTCCGAGCCTGGGAGCGAAAAGTTGAAATATCTGAG ATGGCTCTGAAGACACACACCAAGACCTGGAACAAGCTGAAGGAAGCTGCAGGAGCAGGACCAGTCACAGCCCGGTGA
- the LOC118401355 gene encoding zinc finger protein 319-like encodes MSEAWQQHAVAPPPVVHTIPPGAENALGCAVYGIVLQPDPALQQSQQQHQHGQQHSQQHSQQQHPTQVQQPSLQVGGEGGHKCGACGHDISHLANPHEHQCMVSQDRSFQCTQCMKIFHQATDLLEHQCVQVEQKPFVCGVCKMGFSLLTSLAQHHTSHNSTNPMKCSICEKTYRPGSSGNTTPSSSATNPQQPSADGASSSGSVAVGSSSSITFPSARDRPYKCSVCQKGFRHLSELARHERVHTGEKPFKCDTCDKSFSQSSHLAHHQRTHSSERPYKCAVCDKSFKHRSHLVRHMYAHSGEHLFKCNLCELHFKESSELLHHPCHPQGARPFRCATCGKGFKRPSDLRQHERTHSEERPFHCEECQMSFKQQYALVRHRRTHKNPSDRPFKCNLCDKGFLQPSHLLYHQHVHGMENLFKCASCQKEFSQSGELLRHKCGESSSSSRETDKPYKCDVCGKGYKKSSTLQRHQNSHCQEKPLKCSLCDRRFLSSSEFVQHRCDPSREKPLKCPECEKRFKYSSDLNRHKRVHTGEKPYKCASCDKGFKQREHLAKHQSVHSRDAQFKCVWCGERFGDLGALQEHTVQHTAEGGGYPVPPCI; translated from the coding sequence ATGAGTGAGGCGTGGCAGCAGCATGCTGTTGCTCCCCCTCCAGTGGTGCACACCATACCACCGGGGGCGGAGAATGCGTTGGGCTGCGCCGTCTATGGTATTGTCCTGCAGCCTGACCCCGCTCTGCAGCAGTCGCAGCAGCAGCACCAGCATGGCCAGCAGCACAGCCAGCAGCACAGCCAGCAGCAACACCCTACCCAGGTACAGCAGCCCTCTCTGCAGGTAGGGGGCGAGGGCGGTCACAAGTGTGGAGCATGCGGCCACGACATCTCCCACCTGGCCAACCCACATGAGCACCAGTGTATGGTGAGCCAGGACCGCTCCTTCCAATGCACCCAGTGCATGAAGATCTTCCACCAGGCCACTGATCTGCTGGAGCACCAGTGTGTGCAGGTGGAGCAGAAGCcctttgtgtgtggtgtgtgtaagaTGGGCTTCTCCCTGCTCACCTCGCTGGCACAGCACCACACCTCGCACAACAGCACCAACCCCATGAAATGCTCCATCTGTGAGAAGACCTACCGACCGGGCTCCTCTGGGAACACCACACCTTCCTCCTCTGCCACCAACCCTCAGCAGCCATCTGCTGATGGAGCCTCTTCCAGTGGGAGTGTGGCAGTGGGATCCTCTTCCTCAATTACATTTCCATCGGCCCGTGACAGGCCCTACAAGTGTTCCGTCTGTCAGAAGGGTTTCAGGCACCTGTCAGAGCTGGCCCGCCACGAGCGTgtgcacactggagagaagcctttcAAGTGTGACACATGTGACAAGAGCTTCAGCCAGTCCTCTCACCTGGCCCATCACCAGCGCACCCACAGCTCTGAGCGCCCATACAAATGTGCTGTGTGTGACAAGAGCTTCAAGCACCGCTCCCACCTGGTGCGCCACATGTACGCCCATTCCGGAGAGCATCTGTTTAAGTGCAACCTGTGTGAACTGCACTTCAAGGAGTCTTCGGAGCTGCTGCATCATCCATGCCACCCACAAGGGGCACGCCCCTTCCGCTGTGCAACCTGTGGAAAGGGCTTCAAGCGTCCATCAGACCTGCGGCAGCATGAGCGCACTCACTCTGAGGAGCGTCCCTTCCACTGTGAGGAGTGCCAGATGAGTTTCAAACAGCAGTATGCCCTGGTGCGCCATAGGCGCACGCACAAAAACCCATCTGACCGCCCCTTCAAGTGCAACCTTTGTGACAAAGGCTTCTTGCAGCCATCCCATCTGCTGTACCACCAGCACGTCCACGGCATGGAGAACCTGTTCAAGTGTGCATCCTGCCAGAAGGAATTCAGTCAGTCAGGAGAGCTGCTGCGCCACAAATGCGGTGAGTCGTCCTCTTCATCTAGGGAGACAGACAAGCCTTACAAATGTGATGTGTGCGGCAAGGGATACAAGAAGAGTTCGACACTGCAGCGACATCAGAACTCGCACTGTCAAGAGAAGCCCCTAAAGTGCTCCCTATGTGACCGCCGCTTCCTGTCATCTTCAGAGTTTGTGCAGCACCGCTGCGACCCGTCCCGAGAGAAGCCCTTAAAGTGTCCCGAATGCGAGAAGCGCTTCAAGTACTCGTCTGACCTGAATAGGCACAAGCGTGTCCACACCGGGGAGAAGCCCTATAAGTGTGCTAGCTGTGATAAAGGCTTCAAGCAACGGGAGCACCTGGCCAAGCATCAGAGTGTGCATTCCAGAGATGCCCAGTTCAAGTGTGTTTGGTGTGGAGAGCGCTTTGGAGACCTGGGAGCTTTGCAGGAGCACACAGTCCAGCACACAGCTGAAGGAGGGGGTTACCCTGTGCCACCTTGCATATAG